The DNA sequence AGCGCGGCCAGGTTGTGGGCCAGCCGGACGACGCCCTCGGCCCAGGCTTCGACATGTCTCATGGTGATGACCCCGATATGGGGCGGGGCCACAGGCGGCCCCGCCCGACGCCCTAGTCCTGCGCCGCGCGGATGCGCGCGATCAGCTCGGGCGCATAGCGGTCGGCGAACTCGTCATAGGCTGGCTGGACCGCGGCGGCGAAGGCGGCCTTGTCGATGCCGTCGATCACCTCCATCCCATTCTCGCGCATCAGGGCGATGCCCGATTCCTCGTTCGCGGCGACGGTCTGGCGCGATGCGGCGGCGGCGGCCTGGGCGGCCTCCACGAACCAGCCCTGCTGTTCCTCGGTCAGGCCGTCCCAGTGGATCGCGGACATGGCCACCACGGCGGGCGAATAGACATGGCCCGTCAGGGTGATGTTGTCCTGGATCTCCCACATGTTATTGGCGGTGACGATGGGGATGGGGTTCTCCTGCCCGTCAATGGTGCCCTGCTGCAGCGAGGTCAGCACCTCGGTCCAACTCATCGGCGTGGGGGCGGCCCCGGCAGCGCGGAAGGCCGCGATATGGACCTCGTTCTCCATCGTGCGCAGCTTCAGCCCGGCCAGATCGGCCGGCTCGCGGATCGGACGGACCGAGTTGGTGATGTGGCGGAACCCGTTCTCGGCCCAGGCCAGGCCCACGATGCCGTGCGGCTGGAAGCTGGCCAGCAGCTCCTGTCCGATCTCTCCGTCCAGGACCGCGTGCGCGCTGGCGTAGTCGTCGAACAGGAACGGGAAATCCAGTGCATAGACCTCGGGGACGAAGTTGCCGATGGGTCCGGTCGAGGAGATCGTCAGCTCGACGGTACCGATCTGCAGCCCCTCGATCACGTCGCGTTCGCCGCCCAGGGCGCCAGCCGGGCGCAGTGCGATCTCGAAGGCACCGTCGGACCGTTCCGCGATGGTCTCGGCAAAGGCGCGGGCCGCGTCGCCGTAATGGCTGTCGGCGGGCGGGGTGAAGGCCAGGTTCATCACCTTTGCCTGGGCCAGCGCCGGTCCCGCGCCCAGCAGCATGGCCAGCATCGACGCGGCGGTCATCATCTTGGTCATCGAAGGTCTCCTCCCTTGTGTTGGTGATCGCGGCGGACGCTCCCCCGCCCGCCGCGCGATGTCAGGTGATGCGGTGGATGCTGGCCTCGACCTCGTCCCAGTCGAAGACGCGCTTCCAGTCGTCGCGCATCAGCATCGGCTTGCCGAACTCGATCGCCTTGTTGCAGGCGTCCGAGAACGCGCCCTCGCGCTCGTTGAACAGCACCGCGCCCAGGATGTTCATATGGCCCAGCAGAAAGTCACGGGCGCAGTCATGGCTGACGCCGCTGCGCGCCACGCATTCGTCCAGCGCCTCGCGCATCACCGCCAGCAGCGAGGCGCAGACCGTCTCGGACAGGCCCGGCTCCAGCATGGCCATCTGCTTGACGGTCACCTCATGGCTGCGGGCGACGGGGGCATAGATCGCCCGTGCGATGCTGTCGCCCAGGGCGTAATGTTCGCGCGGGCCCTGCATCAGCGCATTGACCACGCCCTGCTTGGCGGCGACGCCGCCGAAATGGTCGGCCCGGCCCTCGGGCGTGTCCTCGTCGTTCCAGATCGGCGGGTGGCAGGGATGGGTCACGAAATAGGTGATGTCGGCCCGCTCGGGCAGATGGCCCGCAAAGGGCGCGGCCGCGTCCAGCACCACGACCATCGTGCCGGGCGCCAGCTGCGGCACGACCGCGCCCGCGACCGTGCCGATCACCGTGTCCGGCACCGCCAGGATCACCACCTCGGCGCCCGCCAGCGCCGCCTCCTGCGGGACGCAGTCCAGCCCCGTCTCGGCCTTCAGCCGGGCCTGCCCGGCGGGGCTGACCTCGACATGGGCCACCTCGAAATCGGTCCGGGCCAGGTTCGTCGCCAGACGCACCCCCATCTTACCGCCCGCCCCCAGCAGCGCCACCTTGGTCATCTCGGTCTCCTCCGGCCTTCGGGAATCACTTGCCTAACTGGTATGATGAGGTGATAATTATTCCGTTACGTCAAGAGGGGATGCGAATGACCGACCTGCGGCTGGCCTGGCTGGGCGACGACTTCACCGGCGCCGCCGCGGTGATGGAGGTGCTGACCTTCGCCGGCCTGCCATCGGTCCTGTTCACCGAACCGCCCTCCAGTGCGCTCATGGCGCGGTTCGCGGATTGCGCGGCGGTGGGGCTGGCTACGACCGCCCGCGCGCAGGGACCGGCCTGGATGGCCGAACACCTGCCGCCGCTGTTCGCCGCGCTGGACGCGCTGCAGCCGCAGATCCTGCATTACAAGATCTGCTCGACCTTCGACTCGGCCGCGCATCTGGGCTCGATCGGCGCGGCCATCGCGGCGGGGCTGTCGGTGCGCCCGTCCGGGGCCGTGCCCCTGCTGACCGCCGCCCCTGCCATGCGCCGCTATCAGGCCTTCGGGCATCTCTTCGCGGGCAGCCCGCAGGGGGTGTTCCGGCTGGACCGGCACCCGGTCATGGCCCATCACCCCGCGACGCCCATGGCCGAAGCGGACCTGCTGGCCCATTTGTCGGCGCAAACCGACCTGCCCGGCGCGCTGATCGACCTGGAGGCGCTGGCAGCCGACCCCCAGGCCCGGCTGGAGGAGGCGCTGGCCCAGGGCGCGCGCATCCTCTCCATCGACAGCATCGACCCGGCATCCGAGGCCACGGCGGGCGCGCTGATCTGGCGGAACCGCGCGCGCATGGGCTTCGTCGCGGGCAGTCAGGGGGTCGAATATGCGCTGGTGCGGCACTGGCGGCAGACGGGCGACCTGCCCGCGCCGCCGCCGCCCGCCTCGGCCGGGCGCGTGGCGCGCATCGCGGCGGTGTCGGGCTCGGTCTCGCCGGTGACGGGGGCGCAGCTGGACTGGGCCGGGCGGCACGGCTTTGCGCTGCTGCCCTTCGACGCGCGCGCCGCCTGCGGGTCCGAGGCCGATCTGGCGGCGGAGGTCGCGCGGCTGACCGCCGCCGCCTTGCGCGCCGCAAGTGACGGCGCCAGCCCGCTGATCCATTCGGCGGCGGGCCATGACGGCGCGCAAGTTGGCGCGTTCCGCAGCGCGCTGTCGGCCTCCGGCCTGGCGCCCGAGACCGCCGCCCGGCGCGTCGGAGAGGGGCTGGGCGGCATCCTGGACGGGGTGCTGCGCGGGTCAGGCATCCGCCGCGCGGTGATCTCGGGGGGCGACACCTCGGGCCATGCGATGCGGCAGCTGGGCCTGACGGCCCTGACCGCGCTGGCCCCCACCATCCCCGGCGCCGCGCTGTGCCGGGCCTATGGCGACGGCCCGCATGACGGGCTGGAGATCGCGTTGAAGGGCGGGCAGATGGGCTCGACCGATTATTTCGGCTGGATCCGCGACGGCGGCGGCCCCCGACATCAGGAGCAGCCATGATCCGCGTCACCTATCTGCTGGAGACCCCGGGCGACCCGCGCGCCATGGCCGAGAAGATCGCAGCCGACCAGTCCACCGGCACCTTCACCGACCTGCCCGGAGAGACCGACGCCCTGCGCGCCCGCCACGCCGCCCGGGTCGAGGACGTTACCCTGCTGGAGCCCCTGCCCCACCCTTCGCTGCCCGAGGGCGCGGGGCCGGTGCGGCGCGCCCGCGCGACCATCGCCTTTTCGCCCGACAGCATCGGCGGCGACATCGCGGCGCTGCTGACGGTCACCACGGGCGGCCTGTTCGCGGCGCGCGGCCTGACCGGCATGCGGGTGCTGGATTTCCACCTGACGCCCGATTTCGCCGCCCATCCGGGCCCGCAGTTCGGAATCGAAGGCTCGCGCCGCCTGACCGGGGTCGCAGAGGGGCCGATTATCGCCTCGATCATCAAGCCCTCGCTTGGCCTGACCCCCGATCAGACGGCCGAGGTCGTGTGCACGCTGTGCGCGGCCGGGGTCGATTTCATCAAGGACGACGAAAAGATGATGTCGCCCGCCTATTCCCCCTTCGAGGCGCGGGTCGATGCCGTCATGGCGGTGATCCGCGACCATGCGCAGCAGACGGGCAAGCAGGTCATGTATGCCTTTGGCCTGTCATCGGCGGACCCGGACGTGATGATGCGCCGCCACGATCACGTCGTGGCGCAAGGCGGCAATGCGGCGGTGGTGAACATCAATTCGATCGGACCGGGGGCGATGGCCTTCCTGCGAAAGCGGTCGGCGCTGTGCCTGCACGCGCATCGCAACGGGTGGGACCTGCTGACGCGCCATCCGGGCCTGGGCTTCGACTTTCGCGCCTGGCAGAAGATCTGGCGTCTTCTGGGCGTCGATCAGTTCCAGATCAACGGCATCGGCGCGAAATACTGGGAGGGCGACGACAGCTTCGTGCGGTCCTTTGCGGACGTCACGACGCCGATCTTCTCGGAGGCGGACCGGGCGCTGCCGGTGGTCTGTTCGGGGCAATGGGGCGGCCAGGCGTTCCAGACCTGGGCGCGCACGGGCGGCACGCTGGACCTGATGTATCTGGGCGGCGGCGGCATCCACGGTCATCCGAACGGACCGGCCGCGGGGGTGCGCGCCATTCGCCATGCCTGGGCCGCGGCCGGCGCGGGCCTGACGCCCGCCCAGGCCGCAGCCGATTGCCCTGACCTGGCCGCCAGCTTTCAGCGGTGGGGCA is a window from the Paracoccus marcusii genome containing:
- a CDS encoding TRAP transporter substrate-binding protein; this encodes MTKMMTAASMLAMLLGAGPALAQAKVMNLAFTPPADSHYGDAARAFAETIAERSDGAFEIALRPAGALGGERDVIEGLQIGTVELTISSTGPIGNFVPEVYALDFPFLFDDYASAHAVLDGEIGQELLASFQPHGIVGLAWAENGFRHITNSVRPIREPADLAGLKLRTMENEVHIAAFRAAGAAPTPMSWTEVLTSLQQGTIDGQENPIPIVTANNMWEIQDNITLTGHVYSPAVVAMSAIHWDGLTEEQQGWFVEAAQAAAAASRQTVAANEESGIALMRENGMEVIDGIDKAAFAAAVQPAYDEFADRYAPELIARIRAAQD
- a CDS encoding phosphogluconate dehydrogenase C-terminal domain-containing protein, producing MTKVALLGAGGKMGVRLATNLARTDFEVAHVEVSPAGQARLKAETGLDCVPQEAALAGAEVVILAVPDTVIGTVAGAVVPQLAPGTMVVVLDAAAPFAGHLPERADITYFVTHPCHPPIWNDEDTPEGRADHFGGVAAKQGVVNALMQGPREHYALGDSIARAIYAPVARSHEVTVKQMAMLEPGLSETVCASLLAVMREALDECVARSGVSHDCARDFLLGHMNILGAVLFNEREGAFSDACNKAIEFGKPMLMRDDWKRVFDWDEVEASIHRIT
- a CDS encoding four-carbon acid sugar kinase family protein encodes the protein MTDLRLAWLGDDFTGAAAVMEVLTFAGLPSVLFTEPPSSALMARFADCAAVGLATTARAQGPAWMAEHLPPLFAALDALQPQILHYKICSTFDSAAHLGSIGAAIAAGLSVRPSGAVPLLTAAPAMRRYQAFGHLFAGSPQGVFRLDRHPVMAHHPATPMAEADLLAHLSAQTDLPGALIDLEALAADPQARLEEALAQGARILSIDSIDPASEATAGALIWRNRARMGFVAGSQGVEYALVRHWRQTGDLPAPPPPASAGRVARIAAVSGSVSPVTGAQLDWAGRHGFALLPFDARAACGSEADLAAEVARLTAAALRAASDGASPLIHSAAGHDGAQVGAFRSALSASGLAPETAARRVGEGLGGILDGVLRGSGIRRAVISGGDTSGHAMRQLGLTALTALAPTIPGAALCRAYGDGPHDGLEIALKGGQMGSTDYFGWIRDGGGPRHQEQP
- the oiaX gene encoding 3-oxo-isoapionate-4-phosphate decarboxylase OiaX, with protein sequence MIRVTYLLETPGDPRAMAEKIAADQSTGTFTDLPGETDALRARHAARVEDVTLLEPLPHPSLPEGAGPVRRARATIAFSPDSIGGDIAALLTVTTGGLFAARGLTGMRVLDFHLTPDFAAHPGPQFGIEGSRRLTGVAEGPIIASIIKPSLGLTPDQTAEVVCTLCAAGVDFIKDDEKMMSPAYSPFEARVDAVMAVIRDHAQQTGKQVMYAFGLSSADPDVMMRRHDHVVAQGGNAAVVNINSIGPGAMAFLRKRSALCLHAHRNGWDLLTRHPGLGFDFRAWQKIWRLLGVDQFQINGIGAKYWEGDDSFVRSFADVTTPIFSEADRALPVVCSGQWGGQAFQTWARTGGTLDLMYLGGGGIHGHPNGPAAGVRAIRHAWAAAGAGLTPAQAAADCPDLAASFQRWGMPAT